In the Ictalurus punctatus breed USDA103 chromosome 7, Coco_2.0, whole genome shotgun sequence genome, one interval contains:
- the si:dkey-185m8.2 gene encoding trichohyalin: protein METQSSNPFSAEAKQQDVRKTAGSSHHDNPPLPELRLILLGRKGTGKSSSGNTILGLAGGFESGKPTEECVKRRADIASHRVTVVDTPGWEWYYSGNGTPAWVTRETMRSVTVCPPGPHALLLVIRSFASVTDDYYRQVEEHLELLGKMAWAHTMLLFTRGDELGSIPMEQRIQNAGKTFQKLLERCGNRLHVLENKRCGKDGTQVKELISKIEEMVKERGGRHYECDPLLLGIEVEGKRRARERRKKQRIMETQAQKGIIKAVLTSDISPSEDLDEMCLFSRGSRRLPEIRLILFGERETGKSSAGNTILRGSAYFQTGQATEECSRQQAEISGRLVTVVDVPGWEGGPEGITPDRVKREICASVTLCPPGPHALLLTLRVDALVRATAVREHLELLGEGVWRHTMLLFTRGDQLREGVTIEQHIQGGGRDLHWLLEKCGNRYHVVSSIVLEGDSSKAQVTALLEKIEKMVSGNRCEAFSLVVQEIQELGKQKNDRFNVKLKEVNEKLQRQEMELKRMREREVKSIRRIFDWRKDKVKSPEKTRREREEGMDKTEDDRKSIMGELEERMAWLTEDREREIQELSLENSRVIAALNQGYTERGEFIMKLDEKERESEELKEKVDELQVNILELKRVSMLKEQERKEREEELTKMHEDVENELKGQLDHKQKEVEELRRKIEEMQKMMAESKLNYEGDILNEKQEQKRRLAEKNELERRLEEKQREVEEIKLKSENKVREQEERLKEMNEKREMEKNKLSELIELMTNEMEELQVAYRHQVKSSEAARQIHESTVLKYNELVDKLVGKDAELVAIQQRQNEQELAKNVEIQNKLKEKDAEITALVKKHMEKEQEIETLKQTIDAKHRAMENLKNDNKAKTAEYTSRIKDLENEYKEMEEFLKKENVIIKEEMEAIKNLNEENARKKEDETRKILEVKENIINHLRQQNEESRAQIEEFKKQLKEVQIKVENLHNQNAALIQELDGLHITCEDYKRDLQAQIIKYDSREKEIKDMLNQSEEMGKIKDELNQEDIKKKEKEISLLKQRNHTQQMELEFMDERGKELEKKTEEMKKYYEERLSERIAEMDVKDAERERRLHNRELELCEREQILGKNMQELERGKKELKKRDDDINCREQELRDEKQQLDRREHEVRGKENELKYQCQNNQSLQENLERRERELTEREKELDRKHKEQRELSEKQELEIENIKKKLEEKENGLRKMEEELAVKQIDLQGQLKTLECHRQNLDITDKEFRKKEQQLLESEQLCEVKMQELSMRMQELEQNKQDIKKWQAELTAKECSLMQRSTEFQTKEQELLKKECDLQIKTQDLLETNKEIEAREQELLNKQEVQATATVQLKNELETIKDTLAIREQELRNTEDMLDKRAQEFKDREKDLDMKEKQITQKYEEYQAAEKILESNQKAQRELSEKQEKEIENIRQQLEEKEKELITMKDELLVKRISFEKEKKDFEILRENLDNRGKEFKKKEQELLNSEQLYEDKMLELSKGVQELEKSKQDNEKWQAELTNKEYTLLQRTDELHKKEQELVQREHDLQLKCQELLGKNEEVEPVQQQLLSNQENQMTQKWECQLENFRETLAKREQELIKKEDEFQKREQNIRSAEIYLDKREIILQKREGEGQINKEQNESMLSDLKKKQEIMEEIKCSLETKQHELGDLEKELSIREHNITHKEQDLSNRYKELDIKEHNMEKHELDLKSRDQAYKEAEQELNELKITLESKKKYLENHTAELENQKSEMNIEKQMLKMKSEQLEKWGKYLYNMELKMINSNPSPDFQPWNQSTASNLTQMRNSETMYQEVGIDSRTYDRENGNSFVVEECQSVEMASSNSELENEESTCLEYRNGANRQEMDTLTTEDYVEEFFEPAGSDSQVTQGLFYQLSELKLILIGEAWSSHQSAIRTILGQDAELGNPWRGNISGKPLLVVEPHGIKWRRSSDINVTYQNDLIHSVSMCTPGPHAFVLLLPAYLTFTGQYRRALECTMAMLGEAAWRHTVVLFTWAEALGESAQQHIKRNGDLEWLIQKCGGRYHVLDNRHREDHVVELLEMIDEMVAANHGRYYQAQ, encoded by the exons GAGACAATGAGAAGTGTGACAGTCTGTCCACCTGGACCCCATGCCTTGCTTCTGGTGATTCGGTCCTTTGCCTCTGTCACAGATGACTACTATAGGCAAGTGGAAGAACACCTGGAGCTTTTGGGCAAGATGGCATGGGCTCACACCATGCTGCTATTCACACGTGGGGATGAACTAGGCTCGATTCCCATGGAGCAGAGAATACAAAATGCAGGAAAGACCTTTCAGAAGCTTCTTGAGAGGTGTGGAAACAGGTTACATGTTCTTGAAAACAAGCGATGTGGCAAAGATGGAACTCAGGTGAAGGAACTGATAAGTAAAATAGAAGAGATGGTAAAGGAAAGAGGGGGAAGACATTATGAATGTGACCCTTTACTCCTAGGGATTGAAGTAGAAGGCAAAagaagagcaagagagagaagaaaaaaacaaagaataatGGAGACTCAAGCACAAAAAGGGATCATAAAAGCTGTGCTGACAT CTGATATTTCACCATCTGAGGACCTGGATGAAATGTGTCTCTTCTCCAGGGGCTCTCGACGTCTCCCAGAAATACGACTCATCCTCTTtggtgaaagagagacagggaaaaGCTCTGCCGGGAATACCATTCTCAGAGGGTCTGCATATTTCCAAACAGGCCAGGCCACGGAGGAATGTTCACGGCAGCAGGCAGAAATTTCTGGAAGGTTGGTGACAGTAGTGGATGTTCCTGGATGGGAGGGTGGTCCTGAAGGAATCACGCCAGACAGAGTAAAGCGGGAGATCTGTGCTAGTGTGACACTGTGTCCTCCTGGTCCCCATGCCCTTCTGTTGACACTGAGGGTGGATGCCCTAGTCAGAGCTACAGCAGTAAGAGAGCACTTGGAGTTACTTGGGGAAGGAGTATGGAGACATACCATGCTGCTATTCACAAGAGGTGATCAGCTGAGAGAGGGGGTTACTATTGAGCAACACATCCAGGGAGGAGGGAGAGATCTTCATTGGCTGTTGGAGAAGTGTGGCAACAGATATCATGTCGTCAGCAGCATTGTCTTGGAAGGTGACAGCTCCAAAGCTCAGGTAACTGCACTCTTAGAAAAGATTGAGAAAATGGTTTCAGGAAATCGATGTGAGGCTTTCTCGCTAGTTGTGCAGGAGATTCAGGAACTTGGGAAGCAAAAGAACGATAGGTTCAATGTGAAGCTAAAAGAAGTTAATGAGAAGCTTCAGCGTCAAGAGATGGAGCTCAAGAGgatgagggagagggaggtgaAAAGCATCAGGCGGATTTTCGACTGGAGGAAAGACAAAGTCAAATCACCAGAAAAAACAAGAAgagaaagggaggagggaatGGATAAAACTGAAGATGACAGAAAGAGTATCATGGGCGAACTGGAGGAGAGAATGGCTTGGTTAACAGaggatagagaaagagagattcaAGAGCTGAGCCTGGAAAACAGCAGAGTCATTGCAGCTCTCAATCAGGGGTACACAGAGAGGGGAGAGTTTATAATGAAGTtagatgaaaaagaaagagagagtgaggaattaaaagaaaaagtggaTGAGCTACAAGTTAATATCCTAGAGCTTAAACGTGTCAGCATGTTAaaagagcaagaaagaaaagaaagagaagaagagctCACAAAAATGCACGAGGATGTTGAAAATGAGCTGAAAGGGCAATTGGATCACAAACAGAAGGAGGTGGAGGAGCTAAGAAGAAAAATTGAAGAGATGCAGAAGATGATGGCAGAATCGAAACTAAACTATGAAGGAGATAtcttaaatgaaaaacaagagCAGAAGAGAAGACTAGCAGAGAAAAATGAACTTGAGAGAAGGCttgaagagaaacagagagaggtggaagaaattaaattaaaaagtgAAAACAAAGTAAGGGAGCAAGAGGAAAGgttgaaagaaatgaatgagaAGAGGGAAATGGAGAAGAATAAACTCAGTGAATTGATAGAGCTGATGACAAATGAAATGGAAGAGCTGCAAGTTGCTTACAGACACCAAGTCAAGTCTTCTGAAGCTGCGAGACAAATACATGAAAGTACTGTATTAAAATACAATGAACTTGTAGATAAGCTTGTGGGGAAAGATGCAGAACTTGTCGCCATACAGCAGAGACAAAATGAGCAGGAGCTGGCTAAAAATGTTGAAATTCAAAATAAACTGAAAGAGAAAGATGCAGAAATAACTGCATTGGTTAAAAAACACATGGAGAAGGAGCAGGAGattgaaacactgaaacaaacTATTGATGCCAAACACAGAGCCATGGAGAACCTGAAAAATGATAATAAGGCAAAAACAGCTGAGTACACTTCTAGAATAAAAGATTTAGAGAATGAATACAAAGAGATGGAAGAGTtcttgaaaaaagaaaatgtgattataaaAGAGGAAATGGAGGCAATAAAGAATCTGAATGAGGAGaatgcaagaaaaaaagaagatgagACAAGGAAGATATTAGAGGTGAAGGAAAACATTATTAACCATCTACGACAACAGAATGAAGAGAGCAGAGCCCAAATagaagaatttaaaaaacagctaaaagaaGTCCAGATCAAGGTGGAGAATCTCCATAATCAGAATGCGGCACTCATTCAGGAGTTAGATGGACTTCACATTACATGTGAGGACTATAAAAGGGACCTGCAGGCCCAGATAATAAAATATGatagcagagagaaagagattaaaGATATGCTAAACCAATCTGAAGAAATGGGAAAAATCAAAGATGAACTGAACCAAGAAGAcattaaaaagaaggaaaaagaaatttCTTTGTTGAAACAGAGAAATCACACACAACAAATGGAACTGGAGTTTATGGATGAAAGGGGTAAAGAGCTGGAGAAGAAGACTGAAGAGATGAAAAAATACTATGAGGAGAGGCTTTCAGAAAGGATTGCTGAAATGGATGTTAAGGATGCTGAAAGGGAACGAAGACTTCATAATAGAGAGCTGGAGCTGTGCGAAAGAGAGCAAATATTGGGTAAAAATATGCAAGAGCTTGAAAGAGGTAAAAAGGAATTGAAAAAACGAGATGATGACATTAACTGCAGAGAACAAGAACTAAGAGATGAAAAACAGCAGTTGGACAGAAGAGAACATGAAGTAAGAGGCAAAGAAAATGAACTCAAATACCAGTGTCAAAATAACCAAAGCCTCCAAGAAAACttagaaagaagagaaagggagctgacagaaagagaaaaggaactTGATCGCAAGCACAAAGAGCAGAGGGAGTTATCTGAAAAGCAGGAATTGGAAatagaaaatataaagaaaaagctagaagagaaagaaaatggattGAGAAAAATGGAAGAGGAACTTGCAGTAAAACAAATTGATCTTCAGGGTCAGTTAAAAACATTGGAATGCCACAGACAGAATCTAGACATCACAGATAAGgaattcagaaaaaaagagcaacaaTTACTTGAATCAGAGCAGTTATGCGAAGTCAAGATGCAAGAACTGTCAATGCGCATGCAGGAACTGGAGCAAAACAAGCAGGATATTAAAAAATGGCAAGCAGAACTAACTGCAAAAGAATGTAGTCTGATGCAAAGATCAACTGAATTTCAGACAAAAGAGCAGGAGCTTTTAAAGAAAGAATGTGACCTTCAGATCAAAACCCAAGATCTGTTAGAAACAAATAAGGAGATTGAAGCACGTGAACAGGAGCTATTGAACAAGCAAGAAGTCCAGGCAACTGCAACTGTTCAATTGAAAAATGAGTTAGAGACTATCAAAGATACTTTAGCAATAAGGGAGCAAGAACTGAGGAATACTGAAGATATGCTTGATAAAAGAGCACAAGAATTTAAAGATAGAGAAAAAGACTTAGATATGAAGGAAAAACAAATTACCCAGAAATATGAAGAATATCAGGCTGCGGAGAAAATACTGGAAAGTAATCAGAAGGCACAAAGGGAATTATCTGAAAAGCAGGAAAAGGAAATTGAAAACATCAGGCAACAGcttgaagagaaagaaaaagaactgaTAACAATGAAAGATGAACTTTTGGTAAAACGAATcagttttgaaaaagaaaagaaagacttTGAGATTCTCAGAGAGAATCTGGACAACAGAGGAAAGGAATTTAAgaaaaaagagcaagagctACTGAATTCAGAGCAGTTGTATGAAGACAAGATGCTGGAACTGTCGAAAGGAGTGCAGGAACTGGAGAAAAGCAAACAAGATAATGAAAAATGGCAAGCTGAACTAACTAATAAAGAATACACGCTGCTACAGAGGACAGATGAACTTCATAAAAAAGAACAGGAGCTTGTACAGAGAGAACATGACCTTCAACTAAAATGCCAAGAGCTACTGGGCAAAAATGAGGAGGTTGAGCCAGTTCAGCAACAACTATTGAGCAACCAAGAAAACCAGATGACTCAAAAATGGGAATGCCAATTAGAAAATTTCAGAGAGACCTTAGCAAAAAGAGAGCAAGAACTGATTAAGAAAGAGGATGAGTTTCAGAAAAGGGAGCAAAATATTAGGAGTGCAGAAATATATTTGGACAAGAGAGAGATAATTCTACAGAAAAGGGAAGGAGAGGGGCAAATtaacaaagaacaaaatgaGAGCATGTTAAGTGATCtcaagaaaaaacaagaaataatGGAAGAAATAAAGTGTTCTTTAGAAACAAAACAGCATGAGTTAGGTGACCTGGAGAAAGAACTTAGCATCAGAGAACACAACATCACACATAAAGAACAAGACCTGAGTAATCGATATAAAGAATTGGATATTAAGGAACACAACATGGAAAAACATGAACTAGATCTAAAGTCGAGAGATCAAGCATACAAGGAAGCAGAGCAAGAGCTGAATGAACTGAAGATAACACTCGAATCCAAGAAGAAATATTTAGAAAATCATACAGCTGAACTAGAGAACCAGAAAAGTGAGATGAACATTGAGAAACAAATGTTGAAGATGAAATCAGAGCAACTGGAAAAGTGGGGGAAATATTTGTACAACATGGAGCTTAAAATGATCAACAGTAATCCCAGTCCTGATTTTCAACCATGGAACCAAAGTACAGCATCTAATCTAACACAGATGAGGAACAGTGAAACAATGTATCAAGAGGTTGGAATTGATAGTAGAACCTATGATCGGGAAAATGGAAATAGCTTTGTAGTAGAAGAATGCCAGAGTGTGGAAATGGCTTCATCAAACAGTGAGCTTGAAAATGAGGAATCAACATGCCTAGAGTACAGGAATGGAGCAAACAGACAGGAAATGGACACTCTTACTACGGAGGATTATGTTGAGGAATTCTTTGAACCAGCCGGTTCTGATAGCCAAGTGACTCAAGGCTTATTCTACCAACTTTCTGAACTCAAGCTGATACTCATTGGAGAAGCTTGGTCATCACACCAGTCAGCCATACGCACCATCCTGGGACAAGATGCTGAGCTTGGAAACCCATGGAGAGGAAACATATCTGGCAAGCCTTTACTAGTTGTAGAGCCCCATGGGATAAAATGGAGACGTTCGAGTGATATAAATGTGACTTATCAAAATGATCTCATACATAGTGTTTCTATGTGCACACCTGGACCTCATGCCTTTGTCCTTCTCCTGCCTGCTTACTTAACCTTCACGGGACAGTACAGGAGAGCACTGGAGTGCACCATGGCCATGCTGGGGGAGGCTGCATGGAGGCATACTGTTGTTCTGTTTACATGGGCGGAGGCTCTTGGAgaaagtgcacagcaacacataAAGAGGAACGGGGACTTGGAATGGCTCATCCAAAAATGTGGAGGTAGATATCATGTGCTGGATAACAGACACAGGGAAGATCACGTAGTAGAGCTTTTGGAGATGATTGATGAGATGGTGGCAGCAAACCATGGACGTTATTACCAAGCACAGTGA